From Cucumis melo cultivar AY chromosome 3, USDA_Cmelo_AY_1.0, whole genome shotgun sequence:
AACATTAGTAAGCTCCACATAACTCATCAAAGAAAAGTGACTCTACATTGCAAGCATATCATCATTCTTATCACGAATTGTGATATTGATACTCACATCCCCATTCAAACATGGCATCAAAGTTCACCTTAAAAGAACCTAATAAAGGGATGACAAATGACCAACCCACTTTTTTCTATAGTTCAGTGGAAAGGAATAATACtctaaggaaaaaaaaaatctttcatgatttaaaaaacataaaaacgTCAAAGCTGCAAAAGCATATACAATTTTGTCCAGATAGAAATGCACAATATTAATAACTTTCTCTACAAAAAGTATATCCTTAACTTgaattccatttttttcttaaaaagaaacattgAATTTACTAACCTCCAAATCATCATATTAAACCTCGAGCGAAAGAGTTATGGTTAGACCACTAGCTTAACCATTTCAAACACTCGAGCAAAGCTTCAACTTCAAGTAGGACTAATCCTAATTTTACCCAATAAACTTGCAACCACCTAGAACTACAGAACAATTGTGATCCCGACACAATCTACCTAAAGCCATCTCTTCCTTTCTCCTTCGACCGAGATGCATGGACGTTCAATTTCCAACAAGGAAAGAGGAAGTAAAACACCTTCCAAAGCAATGGGAaccatttattattattattattattttatttttaacaaaatagTGAGATTAAACCCTAGACCTAAAATTAAGTTTCAAATTGAGGTAATGTTGGTAATGTTAATTGTGAACACTTGAATTTATTCACTTTGCAATCATTTGTTACACAAGGAAAGAGAGGGGAGGCCTATATAAGTATCACCaattgaataaataaaaagaatacaCAATTCATTGTGCCATTTTCCCCTACTCTTAACGATGATCTCAACCCACGACCATCGGCGGACCACCTCTGACTCTGATTCTAATTCCGACGATGACAACGGCGGATCTGAATCCCTCCGCCATCTCGATCTTTCCGATTCCATTTTCAAAGCCTATTTCGAATTCACCGGCCGATCTACTACAACAGCCGACCTGTCTAAGATCCAAACCTTCCTCACCTCCTCCTCCTCTGGCGCATTGTCTTGCTTGATATGCCTCGAACGTATCAGGCTCTCCGACCCCACCTGGTCCTGTTCTTCTCTTTGTTTTGCTGTCTTTCATCTCTTCTGCATTCAGAGTTGGGCTCGCCAAGCTTCCGACCTAGCCGCCGCTCGAGCTGCCACACGCTCTCTCATCTCCCCCGATAAGCCCGACGAACACTCTGTTTGGAACTGCCCCAAATGCAGAGTCGAGTATTCCAAATCTTCAATTCCTAAGAGGTATTTTTGTTTCTGTGGGAAATTGGAAAACCCACCAAGCGATGATCCATGGATTTTACCCCATTCATGTGGTGAGGTATGCGGCAGGCCATTGAAACATAACTGTGGTCATCATTGCTTGCTCTTGTGCCACCCCGGGCCTTGCCCCTCATGTCCAAAGATAGTGCAATCTAGTTGCTATTGTGGGTCTGTTCGGGACGCTCGCCGATGTGGGTTTAAGAATTTTTCTTGTAGCAATGTCTGTTCGAAAGTGTTGGATTGCGGTAGGCATAAGTGTGCGGAGATTTGTCATGAGGGTTCTTGTCCGCCGTGTCGAATTCAAGGTGTATTTAAATGTCAATGTGGGAAGACTGAGGAGAAGAGGGAATGCTGGGATCGGAGTTTTAGGTGCGAGAATGAGTGTAATAAACTGTTGGGATGTGAGAAACATTCTTGCAATAAAGGGTGTCATTCTGGAGAATGTGGGCAGTGTCCATTTAAAGGGAAAAGAACCTGCCCTTGTGGGAAAAAAGCGTACAAAGGAATGCCTTGTGATGTTGCTGTGCCATTGTGTGGGGCTACATGTGATAAGATGCTTGCTTGTGGCCTCCATAGGTGTCCAGAGCGATGTCACCGCGGCCCATGTATTGGTACTTGCAGAATTGTCGTCTTCAAGTCTTGCAGGTGTGGAAGTTTGAGGAAAGAGgtacctttttcttttcaatttttctgTTTACTTTTAAATGCATTGGAAATTGATTGAAATGAAATATAAGTTTAATGATCAATGAATTTGGAGATGGTAAAGTAAAATGTAACTAAGTCTAGAGTAGATTCCTTGTTATCAAGATTTAGCATGTGAGAGGAAGTGCAACAGAATGCGAGACTGTGGACGCCATGCTTGTAGACGTCGCTGCTGTGATGGTGACTGCCCTCCCTGCGCAGAGGTGCCTATTACTGTCTTAGGATTTTACATTCAGTTCTGCATCTATGGAGGATTATTAACTCTTCACAATTTTAGATTTGTGGCAGGAGGCTACGATGTAAGAACCACAAATGTCCGTCCCCATGTCATAGGTATGTCATTGTTATCTTTATATGTTATGATTGTTTAGAGTACTAATATGTTCATGATGTTTGGAAGACCATTTTGACTTGGTTTTTCTTCCGTTAACAAAATAATTACTTCTAAGAAATGAATTAGAGCTTTATGTTAAGCTTCAAGGTCCCTGTCACACGTACAACAGCACACCACACAACCAGCCACAACAGGACACACAACAGAGCACAATAATTCAGCCACCACAGACACACAACCCAGCACAGTAAACCAATCACACACACACTTCAATATAGGAGTAGAAAGGAAAATGATAGTAGAAGgtaaatgatatatatatatatatatatatagattccAGATAGATAATCAGCCACAAAAGAGTTCCAGCAATACCTTAGCCAAATAAGAGGGCTGCTCTCTCCCTAATGAACAACAAGGTTCATtcaaaataccaaaatattcCTGTCCCCAACCCTAGCCCAAAACATCCAAATATATATCCTCCTCCTGCTGCTGTCACGTAGTGCTAGGACTACTCGCAATCCTAACTACCATGTTGTCTATGCTGAAATACCCTTCTTACCCTTCTTACCCTTTCTTTGATAAACCTTGGTGATTGGAGGCCTAGCACTTTATTAATGGCTGAAGCTTAATCATGAAGCTCTTTCTAATGATTTTTCTTCTGTACATTAGTTTGATTGATGatcttttttgaaaataatcAATTTGGTACTGCAGAGGTCCTTGTGCTCCTTGTCCAGTGATGGTAACGATATCATGTGCatgtggtgagacacactttGAGGTGAAATGTtggttctttaatttttgtacCAAGTGATATATGATGTCTATTTCATTTTATACTATAGTGTTGTCTGCTTGGGTAAATTATACTTAACTTGGAGCTGAAAGAATGAAATCTAAGTTCGtgcttaattttcttttacaacAATCTATTCAATCAATAACTGAGTTGTCTTGCATTGCTAACTAAATTAGGTTCCTTGTGGAACTGAGATGGATCAGAAGCCTCCAAAATGTCCTAAACGATGTCCTGTCTCACCTCTATGCAGTCATAGATTAAGTCAAAAGGTAATTTTGTGCTTTAAGTATGACTTGATTTCTTGCTATTTGTGTGTGTTGTATTTTTATTGTTGAATCtgattaaattataaataactCACCATCCTTTCTCACATGATATTTGTATTGCTAATACTCCAATTGTTTCTTCCTTTAAACATTTTACTTGACTTCTATATTCTAGAACCTGAGATGCACTCTGCATGGTTGAATGGCTAGTTGGGGTTCAAATCCACATCAACATGCTTTGCAATtttgcattttcttttttcctttctgaAAAATCACAGATTCTATGGATGAATGAAGTATCGGTTATCTCCCATATCTTTAAAgaaattatctttttttcttgacaatttaaatgtatTCAGCCACACAAATGTCACTACGGAGCTTGTCCCCCATGTCGAAGAATTTGTGAAGAAGAATATTCATGTGGGCATAAATGCCAATTAAGGTTAGCGAAATGCTTTGAGGCATAAATCTTTTCTTTGGACAATGATCAAGTTATTTTGTTGAtgtaattttcttcttttaaccTTTTTATCTCCTTTCCTTCACTTCATTTAGATGCCATGGTCCCAAGCCACCTCCAAAACCAGAGTTTACATTGAAACCAAAGAAAAAGAAGGCGTTTCATCCTGAGGAACCTGCTCCTGGTTCTCCATGTCCTTCGTGCCCAGAATTAGTGTGGAGGCCATGCGTAGGTCAACACATTGGTGCTGATAGAATGGTTAGTTGTAGGTCCCTTGCAGTTCTAAATTTTTGCTTGAACACTTTCTTCCAAGTTCCCTTTGAATTGATTTTGTTCGTCCCATTgcctttttgttttaaatttcttttcctCAGATGGTTTGCTCAAATAGTACACAATTTTCTTGTGATAATTTGTGCGGAAATCCCCTTCCCTGTACAAATCATTATTGTACAAAAATTTGCCACGCACTCAAGAGCCAACATCCATCACCATCCCTTCGAGACTTGAGCGAGCCATGCGAAAAGTGTAATCTTCCTTGTGAAAAGGTTGGCGTCATCACTTTTGATATATTGTGTGATCTGCTGTTTTTCCCTTCTTCACATTTG
This genomic window contains:
- the LOC103485574 gene encoding NF-X1-type zinc finger protein NFXL2, with product MISTHDHRRTTSDSDSNSDDDNGGSESLRHLDLSDSIFKAYFEFTGRSTTTADLSKIQTFLTSSSSGALSCLICLERIRLSDPTWSCSSLCFAVFHLFCIQSWARQASDLAAARAATRSLISPDKPDEHSVWNCPKCRVEYSKSSIPKRYFCFCGKLENPPSDDPWILPHSCGEVCGRPLKHNCGHHCLLLCHPGPCPSCPKIVQSSCYCGSVRDARRCGFKNFSCSNVCSKVLDCGRHKCAEICHEGSCPPCRIQGVFKCQCGKTEEKRECWDRSFRCENECNKLLGCEKHSCNKGCHSGECGQCPFKGKRTCPCGKKAYKGMPCDVAVPLCGATCDKMLACGLHRCPERCHRGPCIGTCRIVVFKSCRCGSLRKEIPCYQDLACERKCNRMRDCGRHACRRRCCDGDCPPCAEICGRRLRCKNHKCPSPCHRGPCAPCPVMVTISCACGETHFEVPCGTEMDQKPPKCPKRCPVSPLCSHRLSQKPHKCHYGACPPCRRICEEEYSCGHKCQLRCHGPKPPPKPEFTLKPKKKKAFHPEEPAPGSPCPSCPELVWRPCVGQHIGADRMMVCSNSTQFSCDNLCGNPLPCTNHYCTKICHALKSQHPSPSLRDLSEPCEKCNLPCEKERKPKCAHPCPLKCHPGDCPPCKVLLKRSCHCSSMVHVFECMYYISLSPEEQMAVRSCSGPCHRKLPYCTHLCPETCHPGDCPSPENCSKKVTVRCGCQTLKKEWLCKDVQAAYRKAERDPKDIPKTQFGYGLLPCGSDCKSKVQVVESELTQRKPEVNGVKEVDTKKQASKRKRRRDSVHQVKQISRLQKFFAALKYILLVIVVLIAVVVISLYGYKGLLWLNDWMNEVENQRPRRRYPRI